The following nucleotide sequence is from bacterium.
CGCTGGCCTACGGCGAGCAGCTCGGCGAGCTGGCCCGGATCAGCGTCACCATCGAGCAGCCGCTGGCAATGGATCACTGGGTGGCGGTCCGCAATGGCCGCACGATCGACACCTACGGCCAGGTCTTCCCCATGCGCAACGAGTACTTCACCTTCAACTGCACAGGCATTCACGACTGGATGTGCTACTGCACGCCGCTCGGTTGCCCGAGCTATCCCTGGCTCAAGTTCGAGACCATCGATCCTCCGCCGGGCTCCTTCGTCGACGGCGAGTTCAACCTCGGCTTCGCTGTGAGCAGCTGCTACTGCGACAACTACGAGTGCGCGTACGCCCCCACCTCGCGCAGCTTCACGGGCGTCGTGGAGATCAACGGCGAGGTCGTGGACAGCTTCGCGGGCAGCGGTCATGACGAGATCCTCGTGCCGCTGTCGACGGCCGACTGGCCGCCGGAAAGCAACCTGGCGGTCACGCTCCGCGCGACGAACCAGCACGGGGAGTGGAGCATCGACTTCGAGTACGCAACGGACGCCGGCATCCCGGTCTCGCCCGAGTCCTGGTCGCGCGTGAAGGCGCGCTACTGAGCGATGCCCGGCGGCAGCGGAGCCGCCGGCTACCGCTGGCCCTTGAAGAAGAGCCGCAGGCTGAGCGCCAGGCTGGCGAGCTTGGTGAGGGCCGTGTCGCCGCGACTGGTGAGCACGATCGGCACCTCGCAACCGACGATCACGCCCGCCGTGTTGAGCCCGCTCGCGACCGTGAGCGACTTGTAGGCGATGTTGCCGGCGTCGATGCCGGGCATGATGAGGATGTCCGCGTTGCCGCGGATCTCACCGTGATAGCCCTTCTCCTCGGCGATGGCGGCGTCCACGGCGACGTCGAAGCTGAGCGGCCCCTCGACCAGGCAATCCTTGCGTCCCGCGTAGTCGGCGGCGATCGCGGCTGCCTCGACGCTGCTCTCGATGCGCGGGTTCACCTGCTCGATGGCGCTGATCACCGCCACGCGCGGGCGGGGCAGGTTCAGGCTGCGCGCCACGACAAGGGCATTCTCGAGGATCCGTCGCTTCTTCTCGAGGTCGGGATCCACGTTCACGCCGGCGTCGCTGAGCAGCAGCAGCTTGGCCTGCTCGGCGCGCTGGAAGACGGCGACGTGGCTGAACAGCGCGCCCTCGGCGAGGCGGCCCTTCGCCTTCAGCCAGCGAAACACGGGCGCGAGCAGCTCTTCGGGGGTCACCGAGCCCTTCATCAAGGCCTGGCAGCGACCGGCTGCGTAGAGCTCGAGGCAGGTCGCCACTGGATCCGCGCTCTCCACGAGCTCGAAGTCGCTGCGCGCAAGGTCGAGGCCCACCTGCGCGGCCAGCTTGCGCGTGGCCGCGAGATCCCCCACCAGCAGGAAGCGCGCGATCTTGTACTCGCCCTCCTCGGTGGCGCGGCGCGCGGCCTCGAGGGCGTCGTCGTTGTCCGCGCCGGCGATGGCAATCGTCGGCACGAAGAAACGCTCCACCTGCTCGCGCGTCGCCTGGATCAGCTCGTCGAGGCTGCGGATGGGGCTGCCCTGCCGCCGGCGCAGCACCGGCCGCTTGAAGACGGGCTGCTCGATGAGCCGGTTCTCGCGGCCGCGGTAGGCGGCCAGCATGTCCCGCTCTTCCTCGTAGTGGCGCAGGCAGCTCGGATCCATGAGGGCGCGGGCCATGCCCGCGGCCAGCGACTCCTGCTCGGCTGATCCAGGCAGCCGCACAACAGGTAGC
It contains:
- a CDS encoding butyrate kinase; its protein translation is GLLSLAGTNDFKTLLDFRERGATREQADKINLLLRFFAQRISEGILSLAAGWGRPDYVVITGGLTRSVELAERIEERVGGLLPVVRLPGSAEQESLAAGMARALMDPSCLRHYEEERDMLAAYRGRENRLIEQPVFKRPVLRRRQGSPIRSLDELIQATREQVERFFVPTIAIAGADNDDALEAARRATEEGEYKIARFLLVGDLAATRKLAAQVGLDLARSDFELVESADPVATCLELYAAGRCQALMKGSVTPEELLAPVFRWLKAKGRLAEGALFSHVAVFQRAEQAKLLLLSDAGVNVDPDLEKKRRILENALVVARSLNLPRPRVAVISAIEQVNPRIESSVEAAAIAADYAGRKDCLVEGPLSFDVAVDAAIAEEKGYHGEIRGNADILIMPGIDAGNIAYKSLTVASGLNTAGVIVGCEVPIVLTSRGDTALTKLASLALSLRLFFKGQR